One Kitasatospora sp. NBC_01287 DNA window includes the following coding sequences:
- a CDS encoding APC family permease, with translation MPRSLGIGGAVALAASSTAATSSIGIGLGLMAGVVGLHLPAIMLLAFLPVLAIAGGYGRLNRVAPDAGSSYRWVGAALNPWLGFLTGWVNILGTVVFMAYTTTVTGSAVIQLLGAARVHRVAGLSLSPDSTLQCTAIGMVVLIASALVAVRGLDLAARLQKYLLVFEYAVLLGFCGYGLFAGDQPFSLAWFDPFAIPSLHALAQGMVLAVFCYWGFESVFSVSEEVRDPRDASRGGFISLTVMMLLFVLAGTAFQRVLPIDELVGNGAQGLTFFGNRLAHQPLAALPLIALTFSAAASLQASVVPTARGMYAMGRDGTLGPVWTRLHPRYHTPAAGTLLITALAVALALLSLVIPTVSSLISATVNAIGIIVALYYALTAIAAAVHFRHLLRTSPVEALRAVIAPLLGATVLLAVGGYLAWSFYDSADHFELSADNGWFELLVPVVMVASGLLAAAWARWHRRSPYFTSGFAADDADLPLTAS, from the coding sequence ATGCCCAGGTCGCTCGGCATCGGTGGTGCGGTCGCGCTCGCCGCGTCGAGCACGGCGGCCACCAGCAGCATCGGCATCGGGCTCGGGCTGATGGCAGGAGTGGTCGGCCTGCACCTGCCGGCGATCATGCTGCTGGCGTTCCTGCCCGTGCTCGCCATCGCGGGTGGCTACGGGCGCCTCAACCGGGTCGCCCCCGACGCCGGCAGCAGCTACCGGTGGGTGGGCGCGGCGCTCAACCCCTGGCTGGGCTTCCTGACCGGCTGGGTCAACATCCTCGGCACGGTCGTCTTCATGGCCTACACCACCACGGTGACCGGCTCGGCGGTGATCCAACTGCTCGGCGCTGCGCGGGTGCACCGGGTCGCGGGCCTGTCCCTGAGCCCGGACTCGACGCTCCAGTGCACCGCCATCGGCATGGTCGTGCTGATCGCCTCGGCGCTGGTCGCCGTGCGCGGGCTCGATCTCGCCGCCCGGCTGCAGAAGTACCTGCTGGTCTTCGAGTACGCGGTCCTGCTCGGCTTCTGCGGATACGGGCTGTTCGCCGGCGACCAGCCGTTCTCGCTCGCCTGGTTCGATCCGTTCGCCATCCCCTCGCTCCACGCCCTCGCCCAGGGCATGGTGCTCGCGGTGTTCTGCTACTGGGGCTTCGAGTCGGTCTTCAGTGTGAGTGAGGAGGTCCGCGACCCGCGCGACGCCTCGCGCGGCGGCTTCATCTCCCTCACCGTGATGATGCTGCTCTTCGTCCTCGCCGGCACCGCCTTCCAACGCGTTCTCCCCATCGACGAGTTGGTCGGCAACGGGGCGCAGGGCCTGACCTTCTTCGGCAACCGGCTCGCCCACCAGCCGCTCGCCGCACTGCCGTTGATCGCCCTGACCTTCTCGGCGGCCGCCTCGCTGCAGGCCTCCGTCGTGCCCACCGCGCGCGGCATGTACGCGATGGGCCGCGACGGCACCCTCGGACCCGTCTGGACCCGCCTGCACCCCCGCTACCACACCCCCGCCGCGGGCACCCTGCTGATCACGGCACTCGCCGTCGCCCTCGCCCTGCTCTCGCTGGTCATCCCCACCGTCAGCTCCCTGATCTCCGCCACGGTCAACGCGATCGGCATCATCGTCGCCCTCTACTACGCCCTCACCGCCATCGCCGCCGCCGTCCACTTCCGGCACCTGCTGCGCACCTCGCCCGTCGAGGCGCTGCGGGCGGTCATCGCCCCGCTGCTCGGCGCGACCGTCCTGCTCGCCGTCGGCGGATACCTCGCCTGGAGCTTCTACGACTCCGCCGACCACTTCGAACTCTCCGCCGACAACGGCTGGTTCGAGCTCCTCGTACCGGTCGTGATGGTCGCCTCCGGCCTGCTGGCCGCCGCCTGGGCCCGCTGGCACCGCCGCTCGCCGTACTTCACCAGCGGGTTCGCGGCGGACGACGCCGACCTTCCACTCACCGCCTCCTGA
- a CDS encoding TetR/AcrR family transcriptional regulator, which produces MSERVTPAPERKRRRPTKQGTVLSEQVIVDTALRLVGLHGAQALTVRRLGAALGADPSAIYRYFRGIDDLLLAIADELIGRAQHGWRSTGDWRTDLRDIGQRIHAAYQAHPQAAMLAAHRTTGRDNETRAVEAILGLLRSAGFPDPEAVRIYHAVVDQSLAFAALDAAALALPAAAQAADLDVWQYRYAHLDPGTHPNIAATAALLAADMQLSGYPFALELLLDAIAARLPSDHR; this is translated from the coding sequence ATGAGCGAACGAGTGACTCCCGCACCGGAACGGAAGCGCAGAAGACCGACCAAGCAGGGGACGGTCCTCTCCGAACAGGTCATCGTCGACACCGCGCTGCGGCTGGTCGGGCTGCACGGCGCGCAGGCGCTCACCGTCCGACGCCTCGGCGCCGCGCTCGGCGCCGATCCGAGCGCGATCTACCGGTACTTCCGCGGCATCGACGACCTGCTGCTCGCCATCGCCGACGAGCTGATCGGCCGCGCCCAGCACGGCTGGCGATCGACCGGCGACTGGCGGACCGACCTTCGCGACATCGGACAGCGCATTCACGCCGCCTACCAGGCACACCCCCAGGCGGCCATGCTGGCGGCCCACCGCACGACCGGGCGCGACAACGAGACCCGGGCCGTCGAAGCGATCCTCGGCCTGCTGCGATCGGCCGGCTTCCCGGACCCGGAGGCGGTACGGATCTACCACGCCGTGGTCGACCAGAGCCTCGCCTTCGCCGCCCTGGACGCGGCGGCACTGGCCCTGCCGGCCGCCGCCCAGGCCGCCGACCTGGACGTCTGGCAGTACCGCTACGCCCACCTGGACCCTGGCACTCACCCCAACATCGCCGCCACCGCCGCGCTGCTGGCCGCCGACATGCAGCTGAGCGGCTACCCGTTCGCGCTGGAACTGCTGCTCGACGCGATCGCCGCCCGGCTGCCCTCCGACCACCGGTAG
- a CDS encoding FAD-binding oxidoreductase, translating to MVDPVRSLQDAKPLAFWLDDPGRPQAAPALVADTRCDLLVVGGGYSGLWTALIAKERDPSLDVVLIEAQEIGWAASGRNGGFCESSLTHGLGNGHQRWPGELAELEQLGRQNLQAIEDTIKRHGIDCDWERTGSVTVATEPHQVEELHEYAALAAQYGGELTVLDADAMRGEINSPTFLGGVWDRDGVAMVNPARLAWGLKQACLSLGVRIFEHTEGIDLTESGAGIAVRTPYGQVHAGRVALATNVFPSLLRRHRLYTVPVYDYALMTEPLTDQRLASIGWQNRQGFADSNNHFHYVRLTTDNRILFGGYDVIYRYGARVRAEHDQRPQTFATLAGHFFETFPQLAGVRFSHAWGGAIDTCTRFSAFFDLSHAGRVAYAAGYTGLGVGATRFGAEVMLDLLAGERTERTELEMVRRKPLPFPPEPIRSVGIGITQWSLTRADQRQGRRNLWLRTLDRLGLGFDS from the coding sequence ATGGTTGATCCCGTCCGCTCGCTCCAGGACGCCAAGCCGCTCGCCTTCTGGCTGGACGACCCGGGTCGGCCGCAGGCGGCACCGGCCCTGGTGGCCGACACCCGCTGTGATCTTCTCGTGGTCGGCGGCGGCTACAGCGGTCTGTGGACCGCCCTGATCGCCAAGGAGCGCGACCCCTCGCTCGACGTCGTACTGATCGAGGCGCAGGAGATCGGGTGGGCCGCCTCCGGCCGCAACGGCGGCTTCTGCGAGTCCAGCCTCACCCACGGCCTCGGCAACGGCCACCAGCGCTGGCCCGGCGAACTCGCCGAGCTCGAACAGCTCGGGCGGCAGAACCTGCAGGCCATCGAGGACACGATCAAGCGCCACGGCATCGACTGCGACTGGGAACGCACCGGCTCGGTGACCGTGGCGACCGAGCCCCACCAGGTCGAGGAGCTGCACGAGTACGCCGCCCTCGCGGCCCAGTACGGCGGTGAGCTGACCGTCCTCGACGCAGACGCCATGCGCGGCGAGATCAACTCGCCGACCTTCCTGGGCGGCGTCTGGGACAGGGACGGCGTCGCGATGGTCAACCCGGCGCGCCTGGCCTGGGGCCTCAAGCAGGCCTGTCTGAGCCTGGGCGTACGGATCTTCGAGCACACCGAGGGCATCGACCTCACGGAGTCCGGCGCCGGGATCGCGGTGCGCACCCCGTACGGACAGGTCCACGCGGGGCGCGTCGCACTCGCCACCAACGTGTTCCCCTCGCTGCTGCGGCGCCACCGCCTGTACACCGTCCCGGTGTACGACTACGCGCTGATGACCGAGCCGCTGACGGACCAGCGCCTGGCGTCGATCGGCTGGCAGAACCGCCAGGGCTTCGCCGACAGCAACAACCACTTCCACTACGTCCGGCTCACCACCGACAATCGGATCCTGTTCGGCGGCTACGACGTCATCTACCGCTACGGCGCGCGGGTGCGCGCCGAGCACGACCAGCGGCCGCAGACCTTCGCGACGCTGGCCGGGCACTTCTTCGAGACCTTCCCGCAGCTGGCGGGCGTGCGCTTCAGCCACGCCTGGGGCGGCGCGATCGACACCTGCACCCGGTTCAGCGCCTTCTTCGACCTCTCGCACGCCGGCCGGGTCGCCTACGCCGCCGGCTACACCGGCCTGGGCGTGGGTGCGACCCGCTTCGGCGCCGAGGTGATGCTCGACCTGCTGGCCGGCGAACGCACCGAGCGCACCGAGCTGGAGATGGTCCGGCGCAAGCCCCTGCCCTTCCCGCCCGAGCCGATCCGCTCCGTCGGCATCGGCATCACCCAATGGTCCCTCACCCGCGCCGACCAGCGCCAGGGCCGACGGAACCTCTGGCTGCGCACCCTCGACCGCCTCGGCCTCGGCTTCGACAGCTGA